The following are encoded in a window of Streptomyces sp. Go-475 genomic DNA:
- a CDS encoding glycosyltransferase family 2 protein — protein sequence MSGPDVSVVICAYTEDRWEDILAAVSSVRAQSRPALETLLVVDHNQALLDRLGKEYKEAGDVRVLANAGPRGLSAGRNTGIAAARGEIVAFLDDDAVAERDWLRHFAEAYEDPRVLAVGGRTVPVWASGRRPDWFPEEFDWVVGCTYRGLPGGRVRVRNVLGGNASFRRSAFDAAGGFATGIGRDGDKRPLGCEETELCIRLSRARPDAVLLIDDRAVIHHRVPEAREHFRYFRTRAYAEGLSKALVARSVGADKGLESERRYATRVLPAGVARGLRDALLARPGGAGRAGAIVAGVLTAAGGYVVGSVRARRGGTTFQVPAVGEAARE from the coding sequence TTGAGCGGTCCCGACGTCTCCGTCGTGATCTGCGCGTACACCGAGGACCGCTGGGAGGACATCCTCGCGGCGGTCTCCTCGGTGCGGGCGCAGTCCCGGCCGGCCCTGGAGACGCTGCTGGTCGTCGACCACAACCAGGCCCTGCTGGACCGGCTCGGCAAGGAGTACAAGGAAGCCGGCGACGTGCGGGTGCTCGCCAACGCGGGCCCCCGCGGCCTGTCCGCCGGCCGCAACACCGGCATCGCCGCCGCGCGCGGCGAGATCGTGGCGTTCCTCGACGACGACGCCGTGGCCGAGCGCGACTGGCTGCGGCACTTCGCCGAGGCGTACGAGGACCCTCGGGTGCTGGCGGTCGGCGGGCGCACGGTGCCGGTCTGGGCCTCGGGGCGGCGGCCCGACTGGTTCCCGGAGGAGTTCGACTGGGTGGTGGGCTGCACCTACCGGGGCCTGCCGGGCGGCCGGGTCCGGGTGCGCAACGTGCTCGGCGGCAACGCCTCGTTCCGGCGCAGCGCCTTCGACGCGGCGGGCGGCTTCGCCACCGGCATCGGCCGGGACGGCGACAAACGCCCGCTGGGCTGCGAGGAGACGGAGCTGTGCATCCGCCTCAGCCGCGCCCGGCCCGACGCGGTGCTGCTCATCGACGACCGCGCGGTCATCCACCACCGGGTGCCCGAGGCCCGCGAGCACTTCCGCTACTTCCGCACGCGCGCGTACGCCGAGGGCCTCTCCAAGGCGCTGGTGGCCCGGAGCGTCGGCGCCGACAAGGGCCTGGAGTCCGAGCGCCGGTACGCGACCCGGGTGCTGCCGGCCGGGGTGGCCCGGGGGCTGCGGGACGCCCTGCTGGCCCGGCCCGGGGGCGCGGGCCGGGCGGGCGCGATCGTGGCCGGGGTGCTGACGGCGGCGGGCGGATACGTCGTCGGCAGCGTCCGGGCCCGCCGGGGCGGGACGACGTTCCAGGTGCCGGCGGTAGGGGAGGCGGCCCGTGAGTGA
- a CDS encoding polysaccharide deacetylase family protein, which yields MYHAVATDPNEATRALSVTPEAFAGQMAVLADRGMTPLTTADLAARWRSGRPLPDRPVLITFDDGYEGVHRHALPALAKHGFPATLFVSTGWLRGPYDTGGGLDTMLDWDQVRELAAAGVEIGGHSHSHPQLDQVSEATLRFELIHCKEIVADQLGTVPASFAYPYGYSSRRVRQAVRETGYTQALAVGNALARRAQGPYALRRVTVRRGTGIDEFERVIEGRAIARTFAGDRALTKGYAVVRRARQARRLVSPGG from the coding sequence ATGTACCACGCGGTCGCGACCGACCCGAACGAGGCGACCCGGGCGCTGTCCGTGACCCCGGAGGCGTTCGCCGGGCAGATGGCGGTGCTCGCGGACCGGGGCATGACCCCGCTCACCACGGCCGACCTCGCGGCCCGCTGGCGCTCCGGCCGCCCGCTGCCCGACCGGCCGGTGCTCATCACCTTCGACGACGGCTACGAGGGCGTGCACCGGCACGCCCTGCCCGCCCTCGCCAAGCACGGCTTCCCGGCCACCCTGTTCGTCTCGACCGGGTGGCTGAGGGGCCCGTACGACACCGGGGGCGGCCTGGACACCATGCTCGACTGGGACCAGGTGCGCGAACTCGCGGCGGCGGGCGTCGAGATCGGCGGGCACAGCCACAGCCACCCGCAGCTCGACCAGGTCTCCGAGGCCACCCTGCGGTTCGAGCTGATCCACTGCAAGGAGATCGTCGCGGACCAACTGGGCACCGTACCGGCCTCGTTCGCCTACCCGTACGGCTACTCCAGCCGCCGGGTGCGGCAGGCGGTGCGCGAGACGGGGTACACCCAGGCCCTCGCCGTGGGCAACGCCCTCGCGCGCCGGGCGCAGGGGCCGTACGCCCTGCGGCGCGTGACGGTGCGCCGCGGCACGGGCATCGACGAGTTCGAGCGGGTGATCGAGGGCCGGGCGATCGCCCGTACGTTCGCCGGTGACCGCGCCCTGACCAAGGGGTACGCCGTGGTCCGCAGGGCGCGCCAGGCACGCCGGCTGGTGTCCCCCGGCGGCTGA
- a CDS encoding DUF5925 domain-containing protein, translating into MSGNPHEALPIRLNVDDSDSPSDVVDALFLGRFATGEQPYSHAANIDRVRSGATLMPPGARVLRVARDDDRSATLAEGDGWTLLISRWNRGADVTVTATSAELAKKVLDQATDGAADEPEPQPENVTMGFWYVSPRRGPHRTTRQIAAGTWDEVRPNYTALVADAMDRLMKTTPEDIAGRLLLLHGPPGTGKTSALRTLARSWRDWCQVDCVLDPERLFSDVGYLMDIAIGEEDATGKGRWRLLLLEDCDELIRGEAKHTAGQALSRLLNLTDGLLGQGRNVLVGVTTNEDLERLHPAVVRPGRCLARIEVGPLTRREAVGWLGTEEGIGREGATLAELYALRRGTSPTALPEPRDGADAGLYL; encoded by the coding sequence ATGTCTGGGAACCCGCACGAGGCGCTGCCGATCCGGCTCAACGTCGACGACTCCGACTCCCCGTCCGACGTCGTCGACGCGCTGTTCCTCGGCCGCTTCGCCACGGGCGAGCAGCCGTACTCCCACGCGGCGAACATCGACCGCGTCCGCTCCGGCGCGACGCTGATGCCGCCCGGCGCCCGCGTGCTGCGGGTCGCCCGCGACGACGACCGCAGCGCCACCCTCGCGGAGGGCGACGGCTGGACGCTGCTGATCTCCCGCTGGAACCGGGGCGCCGACGTGACGGTGACGGCGACCAGCGCGGAGCTGGCGAAGAAGGTCCTCGACCAGGCCACGGACGGCGCGGCGGACGAGCCCGAACCGCAGCCGGAGAACGTCACGATGGGCTTCTGGTACGTCTCCCCGCGCCGCGGCCCGCACCGCACGACCCGCCAGATCGCGGCGGGCACCTGGGACGAAGTACGGCCCAACTACACGGCGCTGGTGGCGGACGCCATGGACCGCCTGATGAAGACGACCCCGGAGGACATCGCGGGCCGTCTCCTGCTGCTGCACGGCCCGCCGGGCACCGGCAAGACCTCGGCGCTGCGGACCCTGGCCCGCTCCTGGCGCGACTGGTGCCAGGTGGACTGCGTGCTGGACCCCGAGCGGCTGTTCTCCGACGTCGGCTACCTCATGGACATCGCCATCGGCGAGGAGGACGCGACGGGCAAGGGCCGCTGGCGGCTGCTGCTCCTGGAGGACTGCGACGAGCTGATCCGCGGAGAGGCCAAGCACACGGCGGGCCAGGCGCTGTCGCGGCTGCTGAACCTGACGGACGGACTGCTCGGCCAGGGCCGCAACGTCCTCGTCGGCGTCACCACCAACGAGGACCTGGAGCGCCTCCACCCGGCCGTCGTGCGCCCCGGCCGCTGTCTCGCCCGCATCGAGGTGGGTCCGCTGACCCGCCGGGAGGCGGTGGGCTGGCTCGGCACGGAGGAGGGCATCGGCCGCGAGGGCGCCACCCTGGCCGAGCTGTACGCGCTGCGCCGGGGCACGTCCCCGACGGCACTGCCGGAGCCGCGCGACGGCGCGGACGCGGGGCTGTACCTGTAG
- a CDS encoding DUF72 domain-containing protein, giving the protein MTLFVGTSGWQYKDWRDVLYPSGLPMRLWLEEYAGHFATVEINNAFYRLPARETFEDWRRRVPGDFVVAVKASRYLTHIKRLKDPEEPVHRLMSHAAGLGDRLGPVLLQLPPNLRADPGLLDACLACFPASARVAVEPRHDSWWTPEVRSVLESRRAALCWADVLARPATPLWRTADWGYVRFHQGRAHPWPRYGRRSLATWLDRVATTWSGGEDVYAYFNNDPGGAAVADARAFARLARSAGLDITRTPEHLARA; this is encoded by the coding sequence ATGACCCTGTTCGTCGGTACGTCCGGGTGGCAGTACAAGGACTGGCGGGACGTCCTGTACCCGTCCGGGCTGCCGATGCGGCTCTGGCTGGAGGAGTACGCGGGGCACTTCGCCACCGTCGAGATCAACAACGCCTTCTACCGGCTCCCGGCCCGGGAGACCTTCGAGGACTGGCGGAGGCGGGTGCCCGGGGACTTCGTCGTCGCGGTCAAGGCGAGCCGTTATCTGACCCACATCAAGCGGCTGAAGGACCCCGAGGAACCGGTGCACCGCCTGATGAGCCACGCGGCCGGTCTCGGCGACCGGCTCGGGCCGGTCCTCCTCCAGCTCCCGCCCAACCTGCGCGCCGACCCGGGTCTGCTGGACGCCTGTCTGGCCTGCTTCCCCGCCTCGGCCCGGGTCGCGGTCGAGCCCCGCCACGACTCCTGGTGGACGCCGGAGGTCCGCTCGGTCCTGGAGTCCCGGCGCGCCGCCCTGTGCTGGGCCGACGTCCTGGCCCGCCCGGCGACTCCGCTGTGGCGCACGGCCGACTGGGGCTACGTCCGCTTCCACCAGGGCCGCGCCCACCCCTGGCCCCGCTACGGCCGCCGCTCCCTCGCCACCTGGCTCGACCGCGTCGCCACGACCTGGTCCGGCGGCGAGGACGTCTACGCGTACTTCAACAACGACCCGGGCGGCGCGGCGGTGGCGGACGCGAGGGCGTTCGCGAGGCTGGCAAGGTCGGCGGGCCTGGACATCACACGGACGCCGGAGCACCTGGCCCGCGCGTGA
- a CDS encoding GntR family transcriptional regulator: protein MTLKIDIDDSAPPYEQVRARISEQARSGELPVGYRLPTVRGLAESLGLAANTVAKAYRALEADGVIETRGRHGTFVAAAGAAADRELASAAQAYVERARRLGLGEDAALAAVRDALRAVYGQ, encoded by the coding sequence GTGACCTTGAAGATCGACATCGACGACAGCGCCCCGCCCTACGAGCAGGTGCGGGCGCGGATCTCCGAGCAGGCGCGGTCGGGCGAGCTGCCGGTGGGGTACCGGCTGCCGACCGTGCGGGGGCTGGCCGAGTCGCTGGGGCTCGCCGCGAACACCGTCGCCAAGGCGTACCGGGCGCTGGAGGCGGACGGCGTGATCGAGACGCGGGGGCGGCACGGCACGTTCGTGGCCGCCGCAGGCGCGGCGGCGGACCGGGAGCTGGCGTCGGCGGCGCAGGCCTACGTGGAGCGGGCCAGGAGACTCGGCCTGGGCGAGGACGCCGCACTGGCCGCGGTACGGGATGCCCTGCGGGCGGTTTACGGGCAGTAG
- a CDS encoding GNAT family N-acetyltransferase codes for MTMTVRDLRPDVRADAEGFSDTRRLALPYMLSTPESVVHTLTHAHPDAHFGQLIAEEDGEIIGTAQISVAHDSPEPGQGSANIYVRPDRTRRGAGSLLLRTAEERLAGLGVTKLFAWVLDEPENRAFAERRGFRASRSAYFLRLDLAAGPLPPRQDPPAGVELRTGTDFADDPRPVFDLDAEVVADEPSDIDVEFTDYEAWLEETWKHPLLNLDLTSVAVVDGRPAAFSVAYTDGGTRYATAMTGTAREFRGRGLAKLAKNDSLHRARAAGYTEAFTGNDTGNGPMIAINKWFGYEVCATEVRYVRELG; via the coding sequence ATGACCATGACCGTGCGCGACCTGCGTCCCGACGTCCGAGCCGACGCCGAGGGGTTCTCCGACACCCGCCGACTCGCCCTGCCCTACATGCTGTCCACCCCCGAGTCGGTGGTGCACACCCTGACGCACGCCCACCCGGACGCCCACTTCGGACAGCTGATCGCGGAGGAGGACGGCGAGATCATCGGCACGGCCCAGATCAGCGTCGCGCATGACAGCCCGGAACCCGGCCAGGGCTCCGCCAACATCTACGTACGCCCCGACCGCACGCGCCGCGGCGCCGGTTCGCTGCTGCTGCGCACCGCCGAGGAGCGCCTGGCGGGGCTGGGCGTGACGAAGCTGTTCGCCTGGGTGCTGGACGAGCCGGAGAACCGCGCGTTCGCCGAGCGGCGCGGCTTCCGGGCCAGCCGGTCCGCCTACTTCCTCCGGCTCGACCTGGCGGCCGGCCCGCTGCCGCCCCGCCAGGACCCGCCGGCCGGTGTCGAGCTGCGGACCGGAACCGACTTCGCGGACGACCCGCGCCCGGTGTTCGATCTGGACGCGGAGGTGGTGGCGGACGAACCCAGCGACATCGACGTCGAGTTCACCGACTACGAGGCGTGGCTGGAGGAGACCTGGAAGCACCCGCTCCTCAACCTCGACCTGACGTCCGTCGCCGTCGTCGACGGCCGCCCCGCCGCGTTCAGCGTGGCCTACACCGACGGGGGCACCCGCTACGCCACCGCCATGACCGGCACCGCCCGGGAGTTCCGCGGCCGGGGCCTGGCCAAGCTCGCCAAGAACGACTCCCTGCACCGGGCCCGCGCCGCGGGGTACACGGAGGCGTTCACCGGCAACGACACCGGCAACGGTCCGATGATCGCCATCAACAAGTGGTTCGGCTACGAAGTCTGCGCGACGGAGGTGCGCTATGTCCGCGAACTCGGCTGA
- a CDS encoding DUF402 domain-containing protein has protein sequence MSANSADRPGQLDVVLVKAGRTKIRYSSELLTDDGTRIAVRAPWAGSGVRDFGFVRFEPGDVFTEYYWRDRWYAVKEVRSATGALKGWYCDITRPAERSGPELVVEDLDLDLWRSADGTDVRRLDEDEFAESGLAESDPEAASAALAALDELESLARGGDFAALLA, from the coding sequence ATGTCCGCGAACTCGGCTGACCGGCCCGGGCAGCTCGACGTCGTCCTCGTGAAGGCGGGCCGTACGAAGATCCGTTACAGCAGTGAGCTCCTGACGGACGACGGCACCCGCATCGCGGTCCGCGCCCCCTGGGCCGGCTCCGGGGTCCGCGACTTCGGGTTCGTCCGCTTCGAGCCCGGGGACGTCTTCACCGAGTACTACTGGCGCGACCGCTGGTACGCGGTGAAGGAGGTCCGCTCCGCCACGGGCGCGCTGAAGGGCTGGTACTGCGACATCACCCGCCCCGCCGAGCGCTCCGGCCCGGAGCTGGTCGTCGAGGACCTCGACCTGGACCTGTGGCGTTCCGCCGACGGCACGGACGTACGGCGCCTGGACGAGGACGAGTTCGCGGAGAGCGGCCTCGCCGAGTCGGACCCGGAGGCCGCGTCCGCCGCCCTGGCCGCGCTCGACGAACTGGAGTCACTCGCCCGCGGGGGCGACTTCGCCGCGCTCCTGGCCTGA
- a CDS encoding class I SAM-dependent methyltransferase: MTNQSDGMTSANVDWDARAASFDEEPDHGLRDPAVRRAWAGRLRGWLPGRAGDVLDLGCGTGSLSLLASEQGHRVTGVDLSPAMVTLAREKLAGRDAVFLVGDAAAPPVGEQRFDAVLVRHVLWALPDPGRALRHWYGLLRPGGRLVLVEGVWGSFDPVGIPADLLTALLAPIAGQVRVERLSGDPLLWGGEVTDERYAVVALVRESGQERGEVAPAGE, translated from the coding sequence ATGACGAATCAGAGTGACGGCATGACCTCGGCGAACGTGGACTGGGACGCGCGGGCCGCCTCCTTCGACGAGGAACCGGACCACGGCTTGCGCGACCCCGCGGTGCGCCGCGCCTGGGCCGGGCGGCTGCGCGGCTGGCTGCCCGGGCGCGCGGGCGACGTCCTCGATCTCGGCTGCGGCACCGGCAGCCTGTCACTCCTCGCGTCCGAGCAGGGGCACCGGGTGACGGGCGTGGACCTCTCCCCGGCGATGGTGACGCTCGCCCGGGAGAAACTGGCCGGGCGCGACGCGGTGTTCCTCGTCGGCGACGCCGCGGCACCGCCCGTGGGGGAGCAGCGCTTCGACGCCGTGCTCGTACGGCATGTCCTGTGGGCCCTGCCCGACCCCGGCCGCGCCCTCCGGCACTGGTACGGGCTGCTGCGGCCGGGCGGGCGGCTCGTGCTGGTCGAGGGCGTGTGGGGGAGCTTCGACCCGGTCGGCATACCGGCGGACCTGCTCACCGCCCTCCTCGCCCCGATCGCCGGACAGGTGCGCGTGGAGCGGCTGTCGGGCGACCCGCTGCTGTGGGGCGGGGAGGTGACGGACGAGCGGTACGCGGTGGTCGCGCTGGTCCGGGAATCAGGCCAGGAGCGCGGCGAAGTCGCCCCCGCGGGCGAGTGA
- a CDS encoding GNAT family N-acetyltransferase encodes MTDEEIRPAGAADVPVVEHIIDAAFSPYIERIGRVPQPMEEDHAANVAAGKVFLTGAPVVGLVVVEAFPDHLFLDTIAVHPTAHGRGVGRRLLAFVDAHARALGLPEVRLYTNALMWENQKIYPKYGYELVERRVDGPYDRVHYRKRLL; translated from the coding sequence ATGACAGACGAGGAGATCCGGCCGGCCGGCGCCGCCGACGTACCGGTCGTCGAGCACATCATCGACGCGGCCTTCAGCCCTTACATCGAGCGCATCGGCCGGGTGCCGCAGCCCATGGAGGAGGACCACGCGGCGAACGTGGCCGCGGGCAAGGTGTTCCTGACTGGCGCGCCCGTCGTCGGCCTCGTCGTGGTCGAGGCGTTCCCCGACCATCTCTTCCTGGACACCATCGCCGTCCACCCCACCGCGCACGGCAGGGGAGTGGGGCGACGGCTGCTGGCGTTCGTGGACGCCCACGCGCGTGCGCTCGGCCTGCCCGAGGTCAGGCTCTACACGAACGCGCTGATGTGGGAGAACCAGAAGATCTATCCGAAGTACGGCTACGAGCTGGTGGAGCGCCGCGTGGACGGGCCCTACGACCGGGTCCACTACCGCAAGCGGCTGCTCTGA
- a CDS encoding lytic polysaccharide monooxygenase, which translates to MPARRKATAVAALGTLPLALTALAAPPAVAHGSMGDPVSRVSQCYAEGPESPKSAACGAAVAAGGTQALYDWNGIRIGDAGGRHRQLIPDGKLCSAGNEQFKGLDLARADWPATSVKSGSHTFKYRVTAPHKGTFTVYLTKPGYDPAQPLAWHDLDLEHPVATATDPAATGGFSTFSGRLPERSGKHLLYAVWQRSDSPEAFYSCSDVSFGGGGGAAPAASAPTEKQIDEGNGRSTIEHHGHGDDDSRTSAEPAAAAEDTPDRPKAAATPGRPETAATPNQPGAAGAGANLAETGGDGSTPYVAIGGAAALALGASALFLSARRRAVSGGRHGR; encoded by the coding sequence ATGCCCGCACGCCGCAAGGCAACCGCCGTCGCCGCCCTCGGCACGCTCCCGCTCGCCCTGACCGCGCTGGCCGCCCCGCCGGCGGTCGCGCACGGTTCGATGGGCGACCCGGTCAGCCGGGTCTCGCAGTGCTACGCCGAGGGCCCCGAGAGCCCGAAGTCGGCCGCGTGCGGGGCGGCGGTGGCGGCGGGCGGCACGCAGGCCCTCTACGACTGGAACGGCATCCGCATCGGCGACGCGGGCGGACGCCACCGGCAGCTCATACCCGACGGCAAGCTGTGCAGCGCGGGCAACGAGCAGTTCAAGGGGCTCGACCTGGCCCGCGCCGACTGGCCCGCGACCAGCGTGAAGAGCGGCTCCCACACCTTCAAGTACCGCGTGACGGCCCCTCACAAGGGCACCTTCACGGTGTACCTCACCAAGCCCGGCTACGACCCGGCCCAGCCGCTCGCCTGGCACGACCTGGACCTGGAGCACCCGGTGGCGACGGCCACCGACCCGGCGGCCACGGGCGGTTTCTCCACCTTCTCCGGCCGCCTGCCCGAGCGCTCCGGCAAGCACCTGCTGTACGCGGTCTGGCAGCGCTCGGACAGCCCGGAGGCGTTCTACTCCTGCTCGGACGTCAGCTTCGGCGGGGGTGGCGGCGCGGCTCCGGCCGCCTCCGCTCCCACGGAGAAGCAGATCGACGAGGGCAACGGCAGATCGACGATCGAGCACCACGGGCACGGCGACGACGACTCCCGGACCTCGGCGGAGCCGGCCGCGGCGGCCGAGGACACGCCGGACCGGCCGAAGGCCGCCGCCACACCCGGCCGGCCCGAGACCGCCGCCACGCCGAACCAGCCCGGGGCGGCCGGGGCCGGCGCGAACCTCGCCGAGACCGGCGGTGACGGCAGCACCCCGTACGTCGCGATCGGTGGCGCGGCCGCGCTGGCCCTCGGTGCGTCGGCCCTGTTCCTGTCGGCCCGGCGCCGGGCGGTGAGCGGCGGCCGCCACGGCCGCTGA
- a CDS encoding alpha/beta fold hydrolase, translating to MLPWKRALRPLAALLLTAAAVTVPTTSAQATGAPNSGWNDYSCKPSAAHPRPVVLVHGTLGNSVDNWLGLAPYLTVRGYCVFSLDYGQLEGVPFFHGLGPVEKSAAQLRDFVDKVLATTGAAETDLVGHSQGGMMPRWYLRFLGGAAKVNALVGIAPTNHGTDLGGFTRLLPYFPGAADLLSKNTPALTDQVAGSDFLKKLNTGGDTVPGVRYTVIATKYDEVVTPWRSQYLSGPDVRNVLLQDLCPADLSEHVAVGLLDRIAFHEVANALDPGRATPTTCASAFE from the coding sequence ATGCTGCCCTGGAAACGAGCGCTCAGACCCCTGGCCGCGCTGCTGCTGACCGCCGCGGCCGTCACCGTCCCCACCACCTCCGCGCAGGCCACCGGCGCCCCGAACTCCGGCTGGAACGACTACTCCTGCAAGCCGTCCGCCGCCCACCCCCGCCCCGTCGTCCTCGTCCACGGCACCCTCGGGAACTCCGTCGACAACTGGCTGGGCCTCGCCCCCTATCTCACGGTCCGCGGCTACTGCGTCTTCTCCCTCGACTACGGCCAGTTGGAAGGCGTCCCCTTCTTCCACGGCCTCGGCCCCGTCGAGAAGTCCGCCGCACAGCTGAGGGACTTCGTCGACAAGGTGCTCGCCACCACCGGCGCCGCCGAGACCGACCTCGTCGGACACTCGCAGGGCGGCATGATGCCCCGCTGGTACCTGCGGTTCCTCGGCGGGGCCGCCAAGGTGAACGCCCTGGTCGGCATCGCGCCCACCAACCACGGCACCGACCTCGGCGGCTTCACCCGCCTGCTGCCCTACTTCCCGGGCGCCGCCGACCTGCTGTCGAAGAACACGCCCGCCCTCACCGACCAGGTCGCCGGCTCCGACTTCCTGAAGAAGCTCAACACCGGCGGCGACACCGTGCCCGGTGTGCGCTACACCGTCATCGCCACCAAGTACGACGAGGTCGTCACACCCTGGCGCAGCCAGTACCTGAGCGGGCCGGACGTGCGCAACGTGCTGCTCCAGGACCTCTGCCCCGCCGACCTGTCGGAACACGTGGCCGTCGGGCTGCTGGACCGGATCGCCTTCCACGAGGTGGCCAACGCGCTCGATCCGGGCCGGGCCACGCCCACCACCTGTGCCTCGGCGTTCGAATGA
- a CDS encoding MarR family transcriptional regulator: protein MHNSEAMALSAALLAAAGGLTQRIHEGVVARGFEGLRPAHGFAFARLAPDGATVTDLAVHLGVTKQAASQLVDEMVRKGYVERRPHPEDARARLIVLTVRGWDCARAAEEAAAEAVREWSAVLGEREVRALGEQLLRIAPAGPLRPAW from the coding sequence GTGCACAACTCCGAGGCCATGGCCCTGTCCGCCGCCCTGCTCGCCGCCGCCGGCGGGCTCACGCAGCGCATCCACGAGGGCGTCGTCGCCCGCGGTTTCGAAGGGCTGCGGCCCGCGCACGGCTTCGCCTTCGCCCGGCTCGCCCCGGACGGCGCGACGGTCACCGACCTGGCCGTCCACCTCGGAGTGACCAAGCAGGCCGCCAGTCAGCTCGTCGACGAGATGGTCCGCAAGGGGTACGTCGAGCGGCGGCCGCATCCCGAGGACGCCCGGGCGCGGCTGATCGTGCTGACCGTGCGGGGGTGGGACTGCGCGCGGGCGGCGGAGGAGGCGGCCGCGGAGGCTGTGCGGGAGTGGAGCGCCGTTCTGGGGGAGCGGGAAGTGCGGGCGCTGGGTGAGCAGTTGCTGCGGATCGCCCCCGCCGGGCCCCTACGACCCGCCTGGTGA
- a CDS encoding cupin domain-containing protein, whose amino-acid sequence MPVVRSSEAVTHEIHGARFVSYATPRSGSEELCAWRGEIPAGLKAPAHTVSREEIFHLLDGELLITLDGRTERIAAGDTVIINSGATLTVENPTDRTAYSWVTTSVGLEARLADGTRIAPPWAN is encoded by the coding sequence ATGCCCGTCGTCCGCTCGTCCGAAGCCGTCACCCACGAGATCCACGGCGCCCGTTTCGTCTCGTACGCCACGCCCCGCAGCGGCAGCGAGGAGCTGTGCGCCTGGCGCGGTGAGATCCCCGCCGGGCTCAAGGCGCCGGCGCACACCGTCAGCCGGGAGGAGATCTTCCATCTGCTCGACGGCGAGCTGCTCATCACCCTCGACGGCCGCACCGAGCGGATCGCGGCGGGCGACACCGTGATCATCAACTCCGGTGCCACCCTGACCGTCGAGAACCCCACCGACCGGACCGCGTACTCCTGGGTGACCACCTCCGTGGGCCTGGAGGCACGGCTCGCCGACGGCACGCGCATCGCGCCGCCGTGGGCCAACTGA